A region of Nakaseomyces glabratus chromosome E, complete sequence DNA encodes the following proteins:
- a CDS encoding uncharacterized protein (CAGL0E03498g~Protein of unknown function): MVSQELVQEMQDIREEMDDTVVIGDEDVLSTSSGSSVEVVEAPASSERPVLTPQIVALWATMMAVVLTVSVWYMQRYGYISTLTPIGGESVYVFKSAGGDSIKVVAPRGMQGQYMLDFDQGTMRRVLGDHTLVRSFYDVAERVRPRFKSGVSATRSLLKRYRDMLSQRIG; the protein is encoded by the coding sequence ATGGTGTCTCAGGAGCTGGTGCAAGAGATGCAGGACATCAGAGAAGAAATGGATGATACGGTAGTTATTGGAGATGAAGACGTGCTTTCCACAAGCTCAGGGTCGAGTGTTGAAGTTGTGGAAGCCCCCGCGAGTTCGGAGAGGCCAGTTCTGACACCGCAGATAGTGGCCCTGTGGGCCACCATGATGGCTGTGGTATTGACCGTATCTGTATGGTATATGCAGCGGTACGGGTATATTAGCACGCTGACACCCATAGGTGGTGAGAGCGTCTACGTTTTCAAGTCCGCAGGCGGGGACAGCATCAAAGTTGTGGCCCCCAGGGGCATGCAGGGCCAGTATATGCTGGATTTTGACCAAGGCACCATGCGACGTGTGCTTGGGGACCACACTTTGGTGCGGTCCTTCTACGATGTGGCAGAGCGCGTGCGGCCCCGGTTTAAGAGCGGAGTGAGCGCTACACGCTCACTGCTGAAGCGCTACCGTGATATGCTGAGCCAGAGGATCGGGTGA
- the IMH1 gene encoding Imh1p (CAGL0E03454g~Protein with a role in vesicular transport; protein abundance increased in ace2 mutant cells), translated as MFKQLSQLGKNLTDELAKGLTDDLGNGSQTDLTAVPDDNSGLPREVQLKLRKFEKYEQKYPLLLQAYKTEKSKSEKIEALEKILAENTPVGNLDDAVESLPTFFKNLNDKNSMLNEEIKRLTMEQKKTDNDEQNDANEAKIRELEEQLETQNRNSKENSNKLVEKVKLLEEEAQAMKLENDKLTKSTETQLADKQKLIDQLKGQIQELEDKSREAFENSNDVTGETESLKSTIDEKQKEIDSLKAQILEISTKSQNTSLISTTTASTGKGKKKKNKKSKGGVNNASLPAPIETANLSVDMDGLQNELKDIKMKCEEWKARYEELQSSSKSTVEIETKNSALEEELVKVRDSLKQKNIEIEEVRDMLREVGNDLVDARDQIKNANSNAGKEVEEVKKELDNLRSKNATMIETYEKTQLELKAKIASLNGEISEMKLNQTTILKEKEIASKDAIEKLSDENKTLKAQLKDINAIKLTLTQREKTIGYLEEQVKQYNEKNAVVQATIEKLEKELKSKESQLTTIQNENESLKKEAKTNVVSLENYLKENGKLSERLSILQEKYDTAQNLKSNSNEQVDSIKRQCNELNVKLKESNKRIMSLEDELNEYMNTLQEKSRECDTMRRLISDQQNEESSGRQEIENKLALLTDERNKMESELALQTSRKNREIQNWKNMNDDLKSQLNQLQFREKQLLSQIEDLNNISQTLKRSTNNDEDESGELKKVAGNLKEALQKADKRISELQESNEQLMKLNSDANKKYERLSNNYRTLSSQLSTLREKSSIDRLSRPSNESIRSRSNSEVSVTSNSSAKISPRASEAQPDVNEKIAYIKNVLLGFLEHKDQRAQLLPVIAMLLQLDNNDEKRLLMNIK; from the coding sequence ATGTTCAAGCAACTATCCCAACTTGGGAAGAATTTGACTGATGAGCTGGCCAAAGGTTTGACTGATGACCTAGGGAATGGAAGCCAGACCGATTTAACTGCTGTTCCTGATGACAATAGTGGTTTGCCGCGCGAAGTACAGTTAAAGCTTCGAAAATTCGAAAAATATGAACAAAAATATCCCTTACTTTTACAAGCTTATAAGACTGAAAAGTCTAAGAGTGAGAAAATAGAAGCATtagagaaaatattagcTGAAAATACACCTGTAGGGAACTTGGATGATGCTGTTGAAAGTTTGCCTACATTCTTTAAGAATTTGAATGATAAGAACAGCATGCTAAATGAAGAGATTAAAAGATTGACTATGGAGCAAAAGAAAACGGATAACGATGAGCAGAATGATGCGAATGAAGCAAAGATTAGAGAATTGGAAGAACAACTTGAAACTCAAAATAGAAATTCTAAAGAAAACTCCAATAAACTTGTTGAAAAAGTAAAGTTATTGGAAGAGGAAGCCCAGGCAATGAAacttgaaaatgataaactAACAAAATCAACTGAAACTCAGTTGGCAGACAAGCAGAAGTTAATTGATCAACTAAAAGGTCAGATACAAGAGCTCGAGGATAAGAGTCGTGAGGCATTTGAAAATAGTAACGATGTCACTGGTGAAACTGAATCTTTAAAAAGTACAATCGATGAGAAGCAGAAAGAGATTGATAGTTTAAAAGCTCAGATTTTAGAGATTAGTACAAAATCTCAAAATACATCACTAATTAGCACTACAACAGCGTCTACTGGTaaaggaaaaaagaaaaagaacaaaaagagCAAAGGTGGGGTAAATAATGCATCATTGCCAGCGCCAATTGAAACTGCTAATTTATCTGTTGACATGGATGGATTACAAAATGAGTTGAAGgatataaaaatgaaatgtgAAGAATGGAAGGCTAGGTATGAGGAGCTACAATCCAGTAGCAAGTCTACAGTAGAGATTGAAACAAAGAACTCGGcattagaagaagaattggtAAAAGTAAGAGATTCACTAAAGCAAAAGAACATTGAAATAGAAGAAGTCAGGGATATGTTGAGAGAAGTTGGAAATGATCTTGTCGATGCAAGAGATCAAATCAAGAATGCTAATAGTAATGCTGGAAAGGAGGTAGAAGAAGTTAAAAAAGAACTAGATAATCTAAGAAGTAAGAATGCTACTATGATAGAGACCTATGAAAAAACACAATTAGAACTAAAGGCCAAAATTGCCTCATTGAATGGTGAAATATCAGAAATGAAACTAAACCAAACTACAatattgaaagagaaagaaatagcATCGAAGGACgcaattgaaaaattaagtGACGAGAATAAAACTTTGAAGGCCCAGTTAAAAGATATAAATGCAATTAAACTAACTCTAActcaaagagaaaaaactATTGGATATTTAGAAGAGCAGGTTAAGCAGTATAATGAGAAAAATGCTGTTGTTCAAGCTACCattgaaaaacttgaaaaggAGTTAAAGTCCAAAGAATCTCAGCTTACAACaattcaaaatgaaaatgaatcACTGAAAAAGGAAGCCAAAACTAATGTGGTATCTTTGGAAAACTACCTCAAAGAGAATGGTAAATTATCCGAAAGACTCtcaattcttcaagaaaaatatgataCAGCACAGAATCTGaaatcaaattcaaatgaaCAAGTTGATTCTATTAAGAGACAGTGCAATGAATTAAATGTTAAACTAAAAGAATCAAATAAGCGTATTATGTCACTTGAGGACGAATTGAATGAATATATGAATACTTTACAGGAGAAATCCCGAGAATGTGATACAATGAGAAGGTTGATCTCCGATCAGCAGAATGAGGAGAGTTCAGGTCGTCAAGAAATTGAGAACAAGCTTGCCTTGTTAACAGATGAGAGGAATAAAATGGAATCTGAACTAGCATTGCAAACCTCAAGAAAGAATAGGgaaattcaaaattggAAGAACATGAATGATGATTTGAAATCCCAACTCAATCAATTACAATTTCGCGAGAAGCAATTGTTGTCTCAAATTGAAGATTTGAATAATATAAGTCAAACATTAAAGAGGTCAACCAacaatgatgaagatgaatcTGGAGAGTTGAAAAAAGTTGCTGGGAATTTAAAGGAGGCATTACAAAAGGCAGACAAGAGGATCAGCGAACTTCAAGAATCCAACGAACAGCTTATGAAATTAAATTCAGATGCTAACAAAAAGTATGAAAGACTCTCGAATAATTATAGAACTTTATCTTCTCAATTAAGCACATTACGAGAAAAAAGTAGCATCGATCGTTTGTCAAGACCCTCTAATGAATCTATCAGAAGTCGTTCTAATTCTGAGGTTTCTGTGACAAGTAATAGCTCAGCAAAAATAAGTCCAAGAGCTTCTGAGGCACAACCCGATGTTAATGAGAAAATTGCATACATAAAGAATGTTTTGCTGGGTTTCTTAGAGCACAAAGACCAAAGAGCGCAATTACTTCCAGTTATTGCTATGCTGCTTCAACTAGATAACAACGATGAAAAGAGATTATTGATGAACATCAAGTAA
- the DPA10 gene encoding Dpa10p (CAGL0E03366g~Protein of unknown function): MLRTIACRRLSTYCSIREMYKASATIGNSAAINTSQSNKEVNNIYTQKQVSSQRDKVSKPLIICTDNEDVETVQEHIKL; this comes from the coding sequence ATGCTAAGAACTATTGCCTGCAGAAGACTATCTACCTACTGCTCCATACGGGAGATGTACAAAGCTTCTGCCACCATTGGTAACTCTGCTGCTATCAACACTTCCCAATCAAACAAGGAAGTTAACAACATATATACACAGAAACAAGTGTCTTCTCAAAGAGACAAAGTTTCTAAGCCGCTGATCATCTGCACAGACAACGAAGATGTGGAAACCGTGCAGGAACACATCAAGTTGTAA
- a CDS encoding uncharacterized protein (CAGL0E03432g~Ortholog(s) have chitin deacetylase activity, role in ascospore wall assembly and prospore membrane localization), whose protein sequence is MVNEGHFIGTHTWSHKHLPSLSNRQIAAQLQWSIWIMNATAGVIPKYFRPPYGGLDNRVRAVAARLNLTPIVWNFDTFDWKLSKNQITEEDILKNVREWKKKYTEGIILEHDTAEKNVKVALQINDIIGSNQMKVDTCLPAHSQLSTIKLPLDKQY, encoded by the coding sequence ATGGTTAATGAGGGCCATTTTATTGGAACTCATACTTGGTCGCACAAGCATCTACCATCATTATCGAATAGACAAATAGCCGCACAGTTACAATGGTCAATTTGGATAATGAACGCAACAGCCGGTGTAATACCAAAGTACTTTCGGCCTCCATATGGTGGTCTTGATAATAGAGTCAGAGCTGTTGCAGCACGTTTAAATCTGACACCTATTGTATGGAACTTCGACACATTTGATTGGAAATTAAGTAAAAATCAAATCACAGAAGAAGACATTCTTAAAAACGTGCGTGAATGGAAAAAGAAGTATACTGAAGGGATAATTCTAGAACATGATACAGCTGAGAAGAACGTTAAGGTGGCACTGCAAATAAATGACATAATTGGAAGCAACCAAATGAAAGTAGATACTTGTTTACCCGCACATTCCCAACTGTCAACTATCAAGTTACCATTAGATAAGCAATATTGA
- a CDS encoding Ras family guanine nucleotide exchange factor CDC25 (CAGL0E03476g~Ortholog(s) have Ras guanyl-nucleotide exchange factor activity) codes for MSSESLAQDGHELTTVYPMDVVVVQFEFNAGNKKEKYLSMQPGDTVYVLAKDQSGWWDGLIIDEKSDKAVRGWFPQNYTKPLRDHHRLFGKRSSSRSSRRSSFNSTSRPSVAMNVIGGNAGTGDGGSIGAYLNVVNSRNSMSRRGSSHLAQSSTSPMLMTSTSGSLERTNSMPHNALSPRMKGQDNARSSSVISHKPNLSTSSSRSMSSVEVRNQREASKSSETTADKHEEIKVLSLEEIEMVINSLHSDITPTWVPIPLVTTSGVEGKTNDKLVYYNKDLDLYCSELPLISNLNFESELEANRDTKFPTHDHLVSLQPKYLKTITAPSPRTTPSSDIPADIDDAASTNKSEKDTNDHGNTDNTEAKKYEKVEKNEKNEETDGHKKQHSSHVKQPVMSRSDWFYQLSKDITTWSELHDLTAYYAKLAHRMFLSDNKYNFMKFFDLTSNYITFMVLACRLIQNQEKLRNLPKDIKKVFKHMITSLGKININSRLFFDASLRKKYQFTGVESLANNTQNQNIDNNDDAAAAGKAREDIFENSPNAGDSPLAGKRNVSTSTTDTLIPYHKNSLTTEEDSGNNSDLISPSYIDANQFYAHSLSNYQRNSVTASTPRTSIQSTGINSSAATPTAKENIPKSLTKTIYDIIDTEFNRLFKHIQYLHHILQMSVINGDDALPQLLPRFLKSSFNGGSWNNPFSSFISSDSTINQKNSSHSSTRNSNNDILSRSHNSSLSAIQGKLGDSFASAAGSSGFVNDNPLMHSSSAGNLPPLASAPSFVNSSKGNPARHFLRNRPSKRRSRYPLNNETLATMNRISSQIYDRLNSLNGEHLNIMNQPKTRMRNLEINSSIYEQVNQNNLMLEILENLDLTIFINLKRLIKAPPSTLDPESQEFLIHAMSSISSVLIEFFDIKQAFHDIVMRLIMTSQQTTLDDPYSFASMRSNLIVGYYEPMKRTNTIGMKSFNQRKTDKHAAELYKSLVSQDVEFNDLNFLNNSDDFIDACEKYVEIANLSCIVVEQLTEERENLLNYAARMMKNRLTTELLKGEQERWFDIYSENNSDDEDELPRENEAGEENEAQKEVSGQVTELPWFLLPEYEDDLIYDTKGKIRGGTKVALIEHLTCHSIIDASFNVTLLMTFRSFMTTREFFYALIYRYNLYPPEGLSFDEYNIWIERKLNPVKCRVVNIMKTFLTQYWTPKYNESGVGVIVSFAKMAISEKIPGSDILLSKINENIFGNDAQTPLEGENPLNSLQSVGLPTKNNVEQTAVKLHSSMKSSDLLDIDPYLYAAQLTLIEHDLYLRITMFECLDRAWGNKYCDMGGSPNITRFIANANSLTNYVSFTIVKHADVQKRAKLIQYFITVAQHCKELNNFSSMTAIVSALYSSPIYRLKQTWNLVPTETKEVLDNLNSLMDSKRNFIKYRELLRSVKDVACVPFFGVYLSDLTFTFAGNSDYLDGKTDIINFGKRSKIANIIEGILTFKKFHYKLKRLDDVQTGIEEGLEGVPHIEKQYQLSLQIEPRPETTKTGNTSGHHSHDRLNKSSNPEYAEEKPQPFINFRRKKQTSKFFG; via the coding sequence ATGTCCAGTGAGTCATTGGCGCAGGATGGGCACGAGCTGACCACTGTGTATCCTATGGATGTGGTTGTGGTGCAGTTTGAGTTCAATGCTGGCAACAAGAAGGAGAAGTACCTGAGCATGCAGCCTGGCGACACGGTGTATGTGCTTGCGAAGGACCAGTCTGGGTGGTGGGACGGTCTTATTATAGATGAGAAGAGTGACAAGGCTGTCCGTGGGTGGTTCCCGCAGAACTACACGAAACCGTTGCGGGATCACCACAGACTCTTTGGGAAGCGATCAAGCTCGCGCAGCTCGCGTAGAAGCAGTTTCAACAGCACGTCCAGGCCGAGCGTGGCGATGAACGTGATCGGTGGCAACGCGGGTACTGGAGATGGGGGAAGTATAGGTGCTTATCTCAACGTGGTAAACTCGAGAAACAGTATGAGCAGACGTGGTTCGTCGCACTTGGCACAGTCCTCTACTTCCCCTATGTTGATGACTTCTACTAGTGGGTCTCTGGAGAGGACAAATTCCATGCCTCATAATGCGCTATCGCCTAGAATGAAAGGCCAGGATAATGCGCGCTCATCTTCGGTGATTTCACACAAGCCAAATTTGAGCACGTCCTCCTCCAGATCGATGTCAAGTGTGGAAGTCAGAAACCAGCGAGAGGCATCTAAGAGTTCAGAGACAACCGCAGACAAACATGAGGAGATTAAAGTTTTATCCCTAGAAGAAATAGAGATGGTCATTAATAGTTTACACTCAGATATTACCCCTACATGGGTTCCGATACCTTTAGTGACAACTAGTGGAGTAGAAGGCAAGACTAATGATAAGTTGGTCTACTATAATAAAGATTTAGATTTATACTGTTCTGAGCTGCCATTGATCTCTAACTTGAATTTTGAATCAGAACTTGAGGCTAATCGTGATACCAAATTTCCAACACATGATCACTTAGTGAGTTTACAACCAAAATATCTAAAGACAATAACAGCCCCAAGTCCTAGAACGACACCTAGTTCTGATATACCAGCAGATATAGATGATGCTGCCTCTACAAATAAATCTGAAAAGGATACTAACGATCATGGGAATACAGATAATACTGaggcaaaaaaatatgaaaagGTTGAGAAGAACGAGAAGAATGAAGAAACAGACGGGCATAAAAAACAACACAGTTCACATGTGAAGCAGCCTGTCATGTCAAGAAGTGATTGGTTTTATCAGTTATCCAAGGATATTACGACTTGGTCAGAATTGCATGATTTAACGGCATATTATGCCAAACTGGCACACAGAATGTTTCTGTCGGACAACAAATATAACTTcatgaaattttttgatttgacTTCTAATTATATTACATTTATGGTATTAGCATGCAGGCTTattcaaaatcaagaaaaattaaGAAATCTTCCCAAGGATATAAAGAAAGTATTCAAGCATATGATCACTTCTTTGggtaaaataaatatcaaCTCGAGATTATTTTTCGATGCATCCCTCCGCaagaaatatcaattcACTGGTGTGGAATCTTTGGCAAATAACACTCAGAATCAAAATATCGATAATAATGATGATGCTGCTGCTGCAGGGAAAGCCCGTGAGGATATATTTGAGAATAGCCCAAATGCAGGAGACAGCCCACTTGCTGGTAAGAGAAATGTAAGTACGAGCACGACAGATACATTAATTCCGTACCACAAAAATAGCTTAActacagaagaagatagcGGAAATAACAGTGATCTGATTTCACCTTCTTATATTGATGCAAATCAGTTTTATGCTCATAGTTTATCCAACTATCAAAGGAACTCAGTCACGGCAAGTACCCCACGAACATCAATTCAAAGTACTGGTATAAACTCTTCGGCAGCCACACCAACAGCAAAGGAAAATATACCAAAATCATTAACAAAAACTATTTATGACATAATTGACACCGAGTTCAATAGACTGTTCAAGCATATTCAATACCTTCATCATATCCTACAAATGTCGGTAATTAATGGTGATGATGCCTTACCACAGCTATTACCAAGATTCTTGAAGTCATCTTTTAATGGAGGATCGTGGAATAATCCTTTTTCTAGCTTTATTTCTAGTGACTCGACTATTAATCAAAAGAATAGCTCACATTCAAGTACTAGGAATAGCAACAATGATATTTTGTCGAGATCGCATAATTCTTCATTATCGGCAATCCAAGGAAAGTTAGGTGATTCGTTTGCTTCAGCTGCTGGCAGCTCAGGTTTTGTAAATGATAACCCATTAATGCATAGTAGTTCAGCCGGTAATTTACCTCCTTTGGCATCAGCACCCTCCTTCGTTAATAGTTCAAAGGGAAATCCCGCTAGACACTTTTTGAGAAATAGACCATCCAAGAGACGGTCAAGATATCCGTTAAATAATGAGACATTGGCGACAATGAATAGAATCTCTTCTCAGATATATGATAGACTAAACAGCCTAAACGGTGAGCACTTGAATATCATGAATCAGCCAAAGACGAGGATGAGAAACCTTGAAATTAATTCTAGTATTTATGAACAAGTGaatcaaaataatttaatgcTGGAAATTCTTGAGAATTTAGATTTAACCATTTTCATAAATCTGAAAAGATTAATAAAGGCTCCACCCTCAACTTTAGATCCAGAAAGCCAAGAGTTTTTGATTCACGCTATGtcttcaatatcttcagtATTGATAGagttttttgatattaagCAGGCATTTCATGATATTGTTATGCGTTTAATTATGACCTCCCAGCAAACTACATTAGATGATCCATATTCTTTTGCATCAATGAGATCAAATTTGATTGTTGGATACTATGAACCCATGAAACGAACTAATACTATTGGAATGAAAAGCTTCAATCAAAGAAAGACTGATAAACATGCTGCAGAATTGTATAAATCATTAGTTAGTCAAGATGTTGAGTTTAATGACCTGAACTTCTTGAATAACTCTGATGATTTCATAGATGCGTGTGAAAAATATGTTGAGATTGCAAACCTATCTTGTATCGTTGTCGAGCAACTAACAGAAGAGCGTGagaatttattgaattaTGCTGCGagaatgatgaagaatagATTGACTACCGAACTTTTAAAGGGTGAACAAGAACGCTGGTTTGATATTTATTCTGAGAATAACTCTgacgatgaggatgaaTTACCCCGTGAAAACGAGGCAggtgaagaaaatgaagcaCAAAAAGAAGTATCAGGACAAGTAACTGAATTACCATGGTTTCTGTTGCCGGAATACGAAGATGATTTGATCTACGATACCAAAGGTAAAATTCGTGGTGGAACAAAGGTTGCACTTATCGAACACCTAACGTGTCATAGTATTATCGATGCAAGTTTCAATGTTACATTGCTAATGACCTTCAGAAGTTTTATGACTACAAGGGAATTCTTTTATGCATTGATTTATAGATACAACCTATACCCGCCTGAAGGTTTGAGTTTTGATGAGTATAATATCTGGATAGAAAGAAAGCTGAATCCTGTGAAATGTAGAGTTGTGAATATTATGAAAACCTTTTTGACTCAGTACTGGACGCccaaatataatgaatCAGGCGTAGGTGTTATTGTTAGCTTTGCCAAGATGGCCATATCAGAGAAAATACCTGGTTCCGACATACtactatcaaaaattaatgaaaacATTTTTGGGAATGATGCTCAAACACCATTGGAAGGTGAGAATCCTTTGAATTCCCTTCAATCTGTTGGCCTGCCAACCAAGAATAATGTTGAACAAACTGCTGTTAAATTGCATAGCTCAATGAAATCCTCTGACTTATTGGATATTGATCCGTATTTATATGCAGCACAACTGACTCTAATTGAACATGACTTGTATCTGAGAATAACTATGTTTGAATGTTTAGACAGAGCTTGGGGAAATAAGTACTGTGATATGGGCGGCTCACCTAACATTACAAGATTTATTGCGAATGCCAATAGTTTGACCAATTATGTTTCTTTCACAATTGTCAAACATGCTGATGTTCAGAAAAGAGCTAAATtaattcaatatttcaTTACAGTTGCTCAGCATTGTAAAGAGTTGAacaatttttcatcaatgacCGCTATCGTTTCAGCCTTATATTCTTCGCCTATTTATAGGTTGAAGCAAACATGGAATTTAGTACCAACCGAAACAAAAGAAGTGTTAGATAACTTAAACAGTTTGATGGACTCGAAGAgaaattttatcaaatatagGGAATTACTGAGATCGGTTAAGGATGTCGCTTGTGTTCCATTTTTTGGTGTCTATCTATCAGATTTAACATTCACATTCGCAGGTAATAGTGATTATCTTGATGGAAAAACAGATATAATTAATTTCGGAAAGCGGTCGAAAATTGCAAATATTATTGAGGGCATTTTgactttcaagaaattccATTACAAGCTAAAGAGGCTAGATGATGTGCAAACTGGAATTGAAGAGGGATTAGAAGGCGTTCCTCATATAGAGAAGCAATACCAACTATCTCTGCAGATTGAACCTCGTCCGGAAACCACAAAAACTGGTAATACCAGCGGACACCACTCCCATGATAGACTTAACAAAAGTAGTAATCCAGAATACGCAGAGGAAAAACCACAACCTTTCATAAACTTTAGGCGAAAGAAACAAACCTCTAAATTCTTTGGATAA
- the MRPL15 gene encoding mitochondrial 54S ribosomal protein mL57 (CAGL0E03520g~Ortholog(s) have structural constituent of ribosome activity and mitochondrial large ribosomal subunit localization): MGMGPTTAQQDRLTMSMIGRRWYMHAGARVRGLRRDPVSYLKNPAGLVYTDVGGDYHASVRERMGFQEHGIELSDAAILQCLTHKSFAHGSRPYNEKLNLLGSQYLKLQAAMHSVGPENSFGNLGTPVSKGLVSYQTAAEYVIAKNLEPLVFWKVSDPLNDGPIKGKSKVMSTVLNSFIGAILLQQGEKKASQFIVEDLLNPSNTQSLLNITLRKLDQQKETVHSN, translated from the coding sequence ATGGGAATGGGGCCCACTACAGCACAACAAGACCGGCTAACGATGTCTATGATTGGGAGAAGGTGGTATATGCATGCTGGTGCGCGGGTGCGCGGGCTGAGGAGGGATCCTGTCAGCTACTTGAAGAATCCAGCTGGGCTGGTGTACACCGATGTTGGTGGGGACTACCATGCCAGTGTGCGTGAAAGGATGGGTTTTCAGGAGCACGGTATTGAGCTAAGTGATGCTGCCATTTTACAGTGTCTAACGCACAAGTCCTTCGCCCACGGTTCCCGCCCTTATAACGAGAAGTTGAATCTGTTGGGATCGCAGTATCTGAAGTTGCAAGCTGCGATGCACTCAGTGGGACCAGAGAACTCCTTTGGTAACCTGGGCACACCAGTGTCAAAGGGACTTGTGTCTTATCAGACAGCTGCAGAGTACGTGATAGCGAAAAATTTAGAGCCGTTGGTGTTTTGGAAAGTTAGTGACCCTCTTAATGACGGTCCTATCAAGGGTAAATCTAAAGTTATGTCTACTGTTCTGAACTCATTCATCGGTGCAATTCTTCTACAGCAGGGAGAAAAGAAAGCCTCACAGTTCATAGTAGAAGACTTACTGAATCCAAGCAACACCCAATCATTACTCAATATTACATTGAGAAAGCTGGATCAACAGAAAGAAACTGTACATAGTAACTGA
- a CDS encoding uncharacterized protein (CAGL0E03421g~Protein of unknown function) → MTIQMLQILTIYLLLLHYVIANIAYSVSTPFPQWLTDITGLKKWPGLDPPFIPNIKLDNIPENSRYNHERCRTRWGYSPPKIAHLIAMVVALRQIFTPAQLLHKHLMMDLQYILTNY, encoded by the coding sequence ATGACCATACAAATGTTACAAATACTGACTATATACCTATTACTGCTACATTATGTAATCGCCAATATTGCTTACAGTGTGTCAACTCCATTTCCACAATGGTTGACAGATATAACAGGCTTGAAGAAATGGCCCGGCTTGGATCCACCGTTCATTCCTAATATCAAGTTGGATAACATTCCGGAAAACTCAAGATACAATCATGAAAGGTGCCGCACTCGATGGGGTTATAGTCCACCAAAAATTGCTCATTTGATTGCGATGGTTGTTGCTCTAAGACAGATATTTACACCTGCTCAACTTTTACACAAACATTTGATGATGGACCTTCAATATATACTAACCAATTACTAG